A genomic segment from Flavobacterium litorale encodes:
- a CDS encoding LacI family DNA-binding transcriptional regulator, which translates to MKQKATLKQIAKELNVSVSTVSKALSNSPEISEPTKIRVQEFAKLKNYKPNNVAVNLKSQRSKTIGVIIPNILNPFFAKVFSGIEMTANARGYNVITCISNESLEKEMHAMDMLSNGTIDGFILSVSEETQIQQEFKHFKEAISDDLPIVMFDRISDDVNCDKVIVDDFDSAVHAVNHLIKLNCKNIALLSTIDNLSVGELRADGYKKALSDNSIAINEDLILCTDSIETFDATLPSIFANNVDAIFALDEHASVMAMKHAIKHGIKIPDELNIIGFADGVWSRRLTPSLSTISQHGPEIGASAAEMLIDRLEAKGEEAPTYTTKVIKTELRQRESTRKL; encoded by the coding sequence ATGAAACAAAAGGCTACATTAAAGCAAATTGCAAAAGAATTGAATGTATCAGTTTCTACGGTATCAAAAGCACTGAGTAATAGCCCCGAAATTAGCGAACCTACCAAAATTAGAGTGCAGGAATTTGCCAAACTCAAAAACTATAAACCCAATAATGTAGCGGTAAACTTAAAAAGCCAGCGCTCTAAAACCATAGGGGTTATTATACCCAATATTTTAAACCCATTTTTTGCTAAGGTATTTAGCGGTATAGAGATGACGGCTAATGCCAGAGGCTATAATGTTATTACCTGTATCTCTAACGAGTCGTTAGAAAAAGAAATGCATGCTATGGATATGTTAAGTAATGGTACCATAGATGGGTTTATACTATCGGTATCCGAAGAAACGCAGATACAGCAAGAATTTAAGCATTTTAAAGAAGCCATATCGGACGATTTGCCCATAGTAATGTTCGATAGAATATCGGATGATGTAAATTGCGATAAGGTAATTGTAGACGATTTCGACTCGGCAGTACACGCTGTTAATCACCTTATAAAACTAAATTGTAAAAATATAGCGTTGCTCTCTACAATAGATAACTTAAGTGTAGGAGAACTACGTGCCGATGGGTATAAAAAAGCACTTAGCGATAATAGTATAGCAATAAACGAAGATTTAATTTTATGTACCGATAGTATTGAAACATTTGACGCTACATTGCCTTCAATTTTTGCCAACAACGTAGATGCTATTTTTGCGCTCGATGAACACGCATCGGTAATGGCAATGAAGCATGCTATTAAACACGGCATAAAAATACCTGACGAACTTAACATTATTGGCTTTGCCGACGGCGTATGGTCCAGGCGATTAACGCCAAGCCTATCAACCATAAGTCAGCATGGTCCTGAAATTGGAGCATCTGCTGCCGAAATGCTTATTGATAGGCTTGAAGCTAAAGGGGAAGAAGCACCAACGTATACTACTAAGGTTATTAAAACCGAGTTACGCCAGCGCGAATCTACGCGTAAATTGTAG
- a CDS encoding efflux RND transporter permease subunit, with the protein MLNKSIKFLIENKLVAVLLLALFVGWGTVNAPFNWDTGFLPANPVAVDAIPDIGENQQIVFTKWDGRSPQDIEDQITYPLTTSLLGIPGVKTIRSSSMFGFSSIYIIFEEDVEFYWSRSRILEKLNSLPSGLLPEGVNPALGPDATGLGQIFWYTLEGRDENGNVTGGWDLQELRSIQDYYVKYALSSANGVSEVASIGGYVQEYQVDVNPELMRQYNIGLHHVVKAVKESNKDIGAQTIEINNAEYLVRGLGYVKSIGDIENAVVTSEDYTAIRIKDIGKVSLGPATRRGLLDKEGAEVVGAVVVARYGANPMEVINNVKDKINELSAGLPSKVLSDGRTSQVTIVPFYDRTVLIQETLGTLNEALTLEILITILVIIVMVFNLRASILISGLLPVAVLMVFIAMKFFGVDANIVALSGIAIAIGTMVDVGVILSENIIRHLDEDDGTQSINTIVYNATAEVSGAIVTAVMTTIISFIPVFTMIGAEGKLFRPLAFTKTFALTASIIVALFLIPPFAAFLFRNKSIKTSFKYVLNGVLIALGIAAIIYGYWLGLILIGFGIVALIKQKEILSEKQANLINVIISVLAIIFLLAEYWRPLGVGKSIFWNLIFVSVICFGLLGIFSLFIKYYTRILRWCLDNKLLFLSVPTAIVVAGFFIMKNTDKEFMPSLNEGSFLLMPTSMPHSGVEENKRVLQQLDMAVASIPEIETIVGKAGRTESALDPAPLSMYENIIQYKPEYMLNDNGERQRYKVNEDGLFELKNGLFISNPNNSENVTYSAVNRSQLIKDEDGEYYRNWRPKIESPDDIWNEIVRVTKLPGVTSAPKLQPIETRLVMLQTGMRAPMGIKVKGQDLKQIEAFGVQLENIIKEAEGVKKEAVFADRIVGKPYLLIDIDREEIARYGISIQDVQDVLKVAVGGMVLTQTVEGRERYGVRVRYPRELRANPTDLQQIYVPVENGSPVPLSELATIRYEQGPQVIKSEDTFLVGYVLFDKLDGFAEVSVVENAQALIQEKIDSGELIVPKGINYAFTGTYENQLRAEKTLSVVVPLALAIIFLILYFQFRSVATSLMVFTGIAVAFAGGFIMIWLYGQDWFLNFNLFGENVRDLFQIHTINLSVAVWVGFIALFGIATDDGVVMATYLTQTFNRNTPENKKEIRASIVEAGEKRIRPCLMTTATTILALLPVLTSTGRGSDIMIPMAIPSFGGMLIALITLFVVPVLYSWKSELQLKRATK; encoded by the coding sequence ATGCTAAATAAAAGCATTAAATTTTTAATAGAAAATAAACTCGTAGCAGTTCTGTTACTTGCTCTTTTCGTAGGATGGGGAACAGTAAATGCACCTTTTAATTGGGATACGGGATTTTTACCAGCCAATCCTGTAGCTGTAGATGCCATTCCAGATATAGGTGAAAACCAACAAATTGTATTTACTAAATGGGATGGTCGTTCGCCACAAGATATAGAGGATCAAATTACCTATCCATTAACCACATCCTTGTTAGGCATTCCTGGAGTAAAAACCATTCGTAGTTCCTCTATGTTTGGCTTTTCAAGTATCTATATCATTTTTGAAGAGGATGTAGAGTTTTACTGGAGTAGAAGTCGTATTCTTGAGAAACTAAACTCATTACCAAGTGGTTTATTACCAGAGGGTGTTAATCCTGCTTTAGGACCAGATGCAACAGGATTAGGACAAATATTTTGGTACACTCTTGAAGGTCGTGATGAAAACGGAAATGTTACTGGTGGTTGGGATTTACAAGAATTACGCAGTATTCAGGATTATTATGTTAAGTATGCGCTATCCTCTGCAAATGGAGTTTCTGAAGTAGCATCTATTGGTGGTTATGTTCAAGAGTACCAAGTGGATGTTAATCCTGAATTGATGCGTCAATATAATATCGGATTGCATCACGTTGTAAAAGCGGTTAAGGAAAGTAATAAGGACATTGGAGCACAAACTATTGAAATTAACAATGCAGAATATTTAGTGCGTGGTTTGGGTTATGTAAAATCCATTGGAGATATAGAAAATGCAGTAGTTACTTCTGAAGATTATACAGCAATACGAATTAAAGATATTGGAAAAGTTTCTTTAGGTCCTGCAACAAGGCGTGGCTTATTAGATAAAGAAGGGGCAGAAGTTGTAGGTGCTGTTGTTGTGGCACGTTATGGTGCCAACCCAATGGAAGTTATTAATAACGTAAAAGATAAAATTAACGAATTAAGTGCAGGCTTACCTTCAAAAGTGCTGTCAGACGGCAGAACATCACAAGTAACTATTGTGCCATTTTATGATAGAACAGTATTAATTCAGGAAACATTAGGAACACTTAACGAAGCGTTGACTTTAGAGATTCTGATTACCATTTTGGTTATTATCGTTATGGTGTTTAATCTCCGAGCTTCCATATTAATTTCCGGATTATTACCTGTTGCCGTATTAATGGTTTTTATAGCCATGAAGTTTTTTGGTGTAGATGCAAACATTGTAGCTTTATCTGGTATTGCCATTGCTATAGGTACAATGGTCGATGTAGGTGTCATACTTTCAGAAAACATTATAAGGCACTTGGATGAAGATGATGGAACACAATCCATTAACACAATAGTTTATAACGCCACAGCAGAAGTTTCTGGGGCAATTGTAACCGCAGTAATGACAACAATAATTAGTTTTATTCCTGTATTTACTATGATCGGTGCAGAAGGAAAATTATTTAGACCGTTAGCCTTTACAAAAACCTTTGCTTTAACAGCCTCTATTATTGTTGCCTTATTCTTAATACCCCCTTTTGCAGCATTTTTATTTAGAAATAAAAGTATTAAAACCAGTTTTAAATATGTTTTAAATGGTGTTTTGATAGCATTAGGTATTGCAGCAATAATTTACGGATACTGGTTAGGGTTAATACTAATTGGTTTTGGAATAGTTGCACTTATAAAACAAAAAGAAATACTATCAGAGAAACAAGCCAACCTTATCAATGTAATTATTTCTGTATTAGCTATCATATTCTTGTTAGCCGAATATTGGAGACCATTGGGTGTTGGTAAAAGTATCTTCTGGAATCTTATTTTTGTAAGTGTTATATGCTTTGGCTTATTAGGTATTTTTTCATTGTTTATAAAATACTATACACGTATTTTAAGATGGTGTTTGGATAATAAGTTATTGTTTTTATCTGTACCAACAGCTATTGTAGTAGCAGGTTTTTTTATTATGAAAAACACAGATAAAGAGTTTATGCCATCTTTAAATGAAGGCTCATTTTTACTAATGCCAACCTCAATGCCCCATTCTGGTGTAGAAGAAAATAAAAGGGTTTTACAGCAATTGGATATGGCGGTAGCCAGTATTCCAGAGATTGAAACGATAGTTGGCAAAGCAGGTAGAACAGAATCTGCTTTAGACCCTGCACCACTATCAATGTACGAGAATATAATTCAGTATAAACCAGAATATATGCTGAACGATAACGGAGAACGCCAACGTTATAAAGTAAATGAGGATGGTTTATTTGAATTAAAAAACGGTCTTTTCATTTCTAACCCTAATAATTCCGAAAATGTTACCTACAGTGCAGTCAACAGATCCCAACTAATCAAAGATGAGGATGGTGAATACTATCGTAATTGGAGACCAAAAATTGAATCGCCAGACGATATTTGGAATGAAATTGTAAGAGTAACCAAATTACCAGGCGTAACCTCAGCACCAAAACTACAACCCATTGAAACAAGGTTGGTAATGCTTCAGACAGGAATGCGGGCACCTATGGGAATTAAAGTAAAAGGTCAGGACTTAAAACAAATTGAAGCGTTTGGGGTGCAACTGGAAAATATCATAAAAGAAGCCGAAGGTGTAAAGAAAGAAGCTGTTTTTGCAGACCGTATTGTTGGTAAACCCTATTTGTTAATTGACATTGATAGAGAGGAAATAGCACGTTATGGTATTTCTATACAAGATGTTCAGGATGTATTAAAAGTTGCAGTTGGTGGTATGGTATTAACACAAACAGTTGAAGGTCGTGAACGATATGGTGTTCGTGTCCGATACCCAAGAGAACTAAGGGCAAACCCAACCGACTTACAGCAGATTTATGTACCAGTTGAAAATGGAAGCCCTGTTCCATTAAGCGAATTAGCAACCATTCGTTACGAACAAGGACCACAGGTTATTAAAAGTGAAGACACCTTTTTAGTAGGGTATGTGCTGTTTGATAAATTAGATGGTTTTGCAGAAGTAAGCGTTGTTGAAAATGCACAAGCTCTCATTCAGGAAAAGATAGATTCTGGGGAGCTAATTGTACCAAAAGGTATCAACTATGCATTTACAGGAACGTATGAAAACCAGTTACGAGCAGAAAAAACGCTATCTGTTGTTGTGCCATTAGCATTGGCAATAATCTTTTTAATACTGTATTTCCAATTCCGTTCTGTGGCTACCTCATTAATGGTGTTTACAGGTATTGCAGTAGCCTTTGCAGGCGGATTTATAATGATATGGCTCTATGGTCAGGATTGGTTTTTAAACTTCAACCTTTTTGGAGAAAATGTACGGGACTTATTCCAGATACATACAATTAATTTAAGCGTAGCGGTTTGGGTTGGGTTTATTGCACTCTTTGGTATTGCAACTGATGATGGTGTAGTAATGGCAACTTATTTAACGCAAACTTTTAATAGAAACACACCAGAGAATAAAAAGGAAATTAGAGCATCCATAGTAGAAGCAGGCGAAAAGCGTATTCGTCCTTGCCTGATGACTACTGCAACTACAATTTTAGCATTGTTACCAGTATTGACATCTACAGGGCGTGGGAGTGATATTATGATACCAATGGCAATACCCAGTTTTGGCGGAATGCTTATAGCCTTAATAACCCTATTTGTGGTTCCAGTACTATACAGCTGGAAATCTGAACTTCAACTTAAAAGAGCAACAAAATGA
- a CDS encoding helix-turn-helix transcriptional regulator → MALNKNALIRYKTIDKCLQNIYREWTLDDLIEACSDALYEYEGREINVSKRTIQLDIQMMRSNKLGYNAPIVVYDKKFYRYENPDYSITNIPLNENDMNVLSETVEMLKQFKDFSLFSELGGIIQRLEDKVYTEKTKQAPIIHLDKNENLKGLEHLDTLYQAILKKIVLRITYKSFKARAASKVVFHPLILKEYNNRWFLVGKVSEKKPIATFALDRIIAVDYDTAIPYLDIDFNGEQYYKNTIGVTVLREEDVQEIHLKIDKSNAPYVITKPIHHTQEIIEKLNDGGVTIKINVHLNYELERIILGFGESMEVIKPRLLRRNIRRKLENAVTLYK, encoded by the coding sequence ATGGCTCTTAACAAAAACGCACTAATCCGCTATAAAACTATAGATAAGTGTTTGCAAAATATTTACCGTGAATGGACATTGGATGATTTAATTGAAGCCTGCTCGGATGCGTTATATGAATACGAAGGGAGAGAAATTAATGTTAGTAAACGTACCATACAGCTCGATATACAAATGATGCGGAGCAACAAACTAGGCTATAATGCACCTATTGTTGTTTACGATAAAAAGTTTTACAGGTACGAAAACCCCGATTATTCCATAACAAATATTCCGTTGAATGAAAATGACATGAACGTACTCTCTGAAACTGTAGAGATGCTAAAGCAGTTTAAAGATTTCTCGCTTTTTTCAGAATTAGGCGGAATTATCCAACGGCTAGAGGATAAAGTATATACTGAAAAGACAAAGCAAGCCCCTATAATACATCTTGATAAAAATGAAAATTTAAAAGGACTAGAACATCTTGATACGCTTTACCAAGCAATACTCAAAAAAATAGTATTACGAATTACTTATAAATCCTTTAAAGCACGAGCTGCTTCAAAAGTGGTTTTTCATCCCCTTATATTAAAAGAATATAACAACAGGTGGTTTTTAGTTGGTAAAGTTTCTGAAAAAAAACCTATCGCTACCTTTGCTTTAGATAGAATAATAGCTGTTGATTACGACACAGCTATACCCTATTTAGATATCGATTTTAATGGTGAGCAATATTATAAAAACACAATTGGGGTTACTGTATTAAGAGAAGAGGACGTACAAGAAATTCATTTAAAAATAGATAAGAGCAACGCTCCGTATGTAATTACGAAGCCTATACACCACACACAAGAAATTATAGAGAAATTAAATGATGGAGGGGTTACTATAAAAATCAATGTACACCTAAATTACGAACTAGAAAGGATAATTTTAGGTTTTGGTGAAAGTATGGAGGTTATTAAACCTAGATTACTTAGACGAAATATTAGAAGAAAGCTAGAGAATGCAGTAACCCTATACAAATAA
- a CDS encoding RtcB family protein translates to MKITGNEIIDMGFTSGKWMQEALVYINDNQLEGVALQNYLEQFKLPPTMNLHEQAIPFSVNIKAENELETENVAKVVGTMEVLMKTPTLVKGAIMPDACPTGSEGTIPVGGVAVAKNAIHPGMHSADICCSVMLTDFGNTNPKDVLEAAYGITHFGPGGRSRENQFKFPMDLLAEIESNYFLNDQKCISAARSHLGTQGDGNHFLFIGTSKNTGNTMMVTHHGSRGFGANLYTKGMRVAERFRKQLSPETLKQNAWIPFDTEEGQQYWEALQIVRKWTKKNHECIHDATLEKLGVVKENRFWNEHNFVFKDGDLFYHAKGATPLDKKFMPDITGPRLIPLNMSEPVLIVEGETTDSNLGFAPHGAGRNISRTQHRKNKIGTFQEIFEEETQGLDVRFFSNEIDITELPSAYKNAATVRSQMEEFGLGEVIDEVIPYGCIMAGDVQKNAPWKKKRRRNN, encoded by the coding sequence ATGAAAATAACAGGAAACGAAATTATTGATATGGGTTTTACATCAGGCAAATGGATGCAAGAAGCCTTAGTTTATATTAATGATAATCAATTAGAGGGAGTTGCTTTACAAAACTATTTGGAGCAATTTAAGTTACCCCCTACAATGAATTTGCATGAGCAAGCAATTCCTTTTTCAGTTAATATTAAGGCTGAAAATGAGTTAGAAACCGAAAATGTAGCGAAAGTAGTTGGAACCATGGAGGTATTGATGAAAACTCCAACATTGGTAAAAGGAGCTATTATGCCAGATGCTTGCCCTACAGGATCCGAAGGAACAATACCCGTTGGTGGGGTAGCTGTAGCAAAAAATGCAATTCATCCAGGGATGCATAGCGCAGATATTTGTTGTTCAGTAATGTTAACTGATTTTGGAAACACTAACCCGAAAGATGTTTTGGAAGCGGCGTATGGTATAACTCATTTTGGACCTGGAGGGCGATCCAGAGAAAATCAATTTAAGTTTCCGATGGATTTACTTGCTGAGATTGAAAGTAACTATTTTTTAAACGACCAGAAATGTATTTCAGCAGCGAGGTCTCATTTAGGAACTCAGGGCGATGGAAATCACTTTTTATTTATAGGTACTTCTAAAAATACAGGAAACACTATGATGGTTACACACCATGGTAGCAGAGGTTTTGGTGCAAACTTATATACCAAAGGGATGAGAGTAGCTGAACGATTTAGAAAACAATTATCACCAGAAACATTAAAGCAAAATGCTTGGATACCTTTTGATACTGAAGAAGGACAACAGTATTGGGAAGCGTTACAGATTGTACGTAAGTGGACAAAAAAGAATCATGAATGTATTCACGATGCGACATTAGAGAAATTGGGTGTAGTTAAAGAAAATAGATTCTGGAACGAACATAATTTTGTGTTTAAAGATGGTGATTTGTTTTATCATGCTAAAGGAGCAACACCACTTGATAAAAAGTTTATGCCAGATATTACAGGGCCACGATTAATTCCTTTAAACATGTCTGAACCGGTATTAATTGTTGAAGGAGAAACTACCGACAGTAATCTTGGTTTTGCGCCACACGGAGCAGGAAGGAATATTAGCAGAACACAACACAGAAAAAATAAAATAGGAACATTTCAAGAAATTTTTGAAGAAGAAACACAAGGGTTAGATGTTCGATTTTTTTCTAATGAAATAGATATTACAGAATTGCCAAGTGCTTATAAAAATGCAGCTACTGTTAGGAGTCAAATGGAAGAGTTTGGATTGGGTGAAGTAATTGATGAGGTAATACCGTATGGTTGCATTATGGCAGGAGATGTACAAAAAAATGCACCTTGGAAGAAAAAAAGAAGACGTAATAATTAG
- a CDS encoding HYC_CC_PP family protein — MKHHFHKIAAFLMVFVVLFSTMSFTIDMHYCGNSLVETAIFQKAKGCGMEMEKPFTNSCSIIKKNCCSDEQLIVDGQDELNISFYKLSFDQQLFVASFVYSYTNLFESLDKKVISHKKYSPPLFVRQIYKLDETYLI, encoded by the coding sequence ATGAAGCATCATTTTCACAAAATAGCAGCCTTTTTAATGGTATTTGTAGTATTATTTTCTACAATGTCATTCACTATTGATATGCATTATTGTGGAAATTCTTTGGTAGAAACTGCTATTTTCCAAAAAGCAAAGGGTTGTGGTATGGAAATGGAAAAACCTTTTACTAACAGTTGTTCAATTATCAAGAAAAATTGCTGTTCTGATGAACAGTTGATAGTTGACGGTCAAGATGAATTAAACATATCTTTTTACAAGCTGTCTTTTGACCAACAATTATTTGTTGCTTCATTTGTTTACAGTTATACCAACCTTTTTGAGAGTTTAGATAAAAAGGTTATTTCGCACAAAAAATATAGCCCCCCTCTCTTTGTCAGGCAAATCTACAAGCTTGATGAAACATATTTAATTTGA
- a CDS encoding RidA family protein, producing the protein MTIQDKLKELDLTLPEVSTPGGSYTSVNIRDKIVYVAIQFPIDSGTYLYQGRLGGTLNTENGYKAMQLCALNVLAQIENKVGFDNILGLNHFDAYYQAANGWDDAPTSVNGASDLFVKVLGNKGTHSRAIFGVDTLPRDFSVGITCTFTLV; encoded by the coding sequence ATGACTATACAAGATAAACTAAAAGAGTTAGACCTTACATTACCTGAAGTTTCTACTCCAGGCGGGAGCTACACCTCGGTAAACATTCGTGATAAAATCGTTTATGTAGCTATTCAGTTCCCTATAGATAGTGGTACTTATTTATATCAAGGTCGACTAGGTGGCACTCTAAATACTGAAAATGGTTATAAAGCCATGCAACTTTGCGCACTAAATGTTTTAGCACAAATAGAAAATAAAGTAGGATTTGACAATATCCTTGGGTTAAATCATTTTGATGCATACTACCAAGCCGCTAATGGTTGGGATGATGCACCAACATCAGTAAATGGTGCTTCTGATTTATTTGTGAAAGTATTAGGTAATAAAGGCACACATTCTAGAGCAATTTTTGGAGTAGATACATTACCTCGTGATTTTTCTGTAGGAATTACTTGTACATTTACTCTGGTATAA